One genomic window of Nitrospiria bacterium includes the following:
- a CDS encoding transposase encodes MELIQKLIPLGLLHVQEQLQREVEELAGVRYSRGGGPKRYVRWGSQGGYVYLGGQRVGMKSPRVQDRADGSIQFPESYQEFQQPRERDEVLLSRLLGGLAGRRYEESSKLVPEVLGLSPSSVSRRFTAASSRKLKQFCSRSLRDEDLVAIFIDGKTFGDDQMVVALGVDLKGRKIPLGFVQTATENTRACKEFLKGLVARGLNTEQGLLFIIDGAKGLSKAVLEVFGGQGLIQRCQWHKRENVVSYLPKGKQAGFRRKLQQAPMRSPSMSKPRQRWDTLPRN; translated from the coding sequence GTGGAATTGATCCAGAAGCTGATACCGTTAGGTTTGCTGCATGTGCAGGAGCAATTACAGAGGGAGGTAGAGGAACTGGCGGGGGTCCGGTACAGTCGTGGTGGTGGGCCGAAGCGGTATGTACGATGGGGTAGCCAAGGGGGTTATGTGTATTTGGGAGGCCAACGTGTAGGGATGAAGAGCCCAAGGGTTCAGGACCGGGCGGATGGGAGCATCCAGTTTCCCGAGAGCTATCAGGAATTTCAGCAGCCCCGAGAGCGGGATGAAGTCCTGTTATCCCGGTTGTTGGGGGGATTGGCGGGTCGTCGTTATGAGGAGAGTTCGAAGCTGGTACCGGAAGTATTGGGACTGAGTCCCTCCTCGGTGAGTCGGAGGTTTACGGCTGCATCCTCCCGGAAATTGAAGCAATTTTGTAGCCGATCTTTAAGGGATGAGGATCTGGTGGCGATCTTTATCGATGGGAAGACGTTTGGCGATGATCAGATGGTTGTGGCGTTAGGGGTGGACCTCAAGGGAAGAAAGATTCCGCTAGGATTTGTACAGACGGCAACAGAGAATACCCGGGCGTGCAAGGAATTTCTCAAGGGGTTGGTCGCACGCGGGTTAAACACCGAGCAAGGACTTTTGTTTATCATTGATGGGGCGAAGGGATTGTCCAAGGCCGTTTTAGAAGTCTTTGGGGGCCAGGGGCTGATCCAACGATGCCAATGGCACAAACGGGAAAATGTGGTGAGCTATTTGCCCAAAGGCAAACAGGCCGGTTTCCGCCGGAAATTGCAGCAGGCGCCTATGAGAAGCCCATCTATGAGCAAGCCCAGGCAGCGTTGGGACACATTGCCAAGGAACTGA
- a CDS encoding AgmX/PglI C-terminal domain-containing protein produces the protein MGKGVGIRLKGGRSSASSLSIDYDAIARVVEKYKSSLIYLYNKELRSNPTLKGAITVEFSIDSKGRVVEANVVTSSMDYSPLETALAKRIKMWKFPQLYDGIIVVTYPFVFFPV, from the coding sequence TTGGGAAAGGGGGTTGGCATTCGCTTAAAGGGGGGAAGGTCTTCCGCTTCAAGCCTATCCATCGACTATGATGCCATTGCTAGGGTCGTTGAAAAATATAAGAGCAGTTTAATTTATCTCTACAACAAAGAATTACGTTCTAATCCGACTCTTAAAGGAGCCATCACGGTGGAATTTTCTATTGACTCTAAAGGAAGGGTGGTTGAAGCCAATGTGGTGACCAGCTCCATGGACTATTCCCCTTTAGAAACGGCCTTGGCCAAACGGATCAAAATGTGGAAATTTCCCCAGCTGTATGATGGAATCATTGTGGTCACCTATCCTTTTGTCTTTTTCCCCGTTTAG
- a CDS encoding GGDEF domain-containing protein — MVIAVAIERKRAEESLADQSIRNSLTNLFNRRHFRVRLEEEILRAKRNKEHFWHFTLRSRQFQIHQ; from the coding sequence ATGGTAATTGCCGTTGCCATTGAACGAAAGCGCGCAGAAGAATCTTTGGCTGACCAATCCATTCGGAATTCCCTGACCAACCTTTTTAACCGCCGGCATTTCAGGGTTCGCCTGGAAGAGGAAATTTTAAGGGCAAAACGAAATAAGGAACATTTTTGGCATTTTACTCTGCGATCTAGACAATTTCAAATCCATCAATGA
- a CDS encoding diguanylate cyclase, producing MKKSALDNETQQQKLKKIETHELQLWALAFTLIIVLGGLIVFTYFFLLDEAIRDFGLTQSTAKTALIGLSGLIMVFCLYVIQTRLTLREMQKIIQQQATHDRLTQLYNRHFFNNRIKEEISRANRDNRQLAILLCDFDHFKRINDMKGNHIGDEVLIAAAGNIQESIRGTDLIFRWGGDEIVVVLWNSTRDGSLIAAQRIRGGIQKLGEKTNLPLIISVGIALYPQHGKDSDTLMALADRALFLAKRGERKIHIGEEEYPLDEQTIKLVYQPIFDMESKKTLGYEALGRDPQGKLGILELFKKYQSIGKLIDLKCICFRSTIKHAEQIGLKRVFINVDFNLLKTLNHVKKPAGIDVILEISELEALDDISNCLDIANLWRKEGYRFAIDDFGAGFISLPFLVRLTPEFIKLDRSTVLHAVKMIYFREFLKKLLPALKMNTTEGIIAEGIETEEELKVVQDLGINFIQGFLLGRPQELKNKEEGVTLEYRK from the coding sequence ATGAAAAAAAGTGCTTTGGATAATGAAACCCAACAACAAAAATTAAAAAAAATTGAGACCCACGAGTTGCAACTTTGGGCTTTGGCCTTTACCCTCATCATTGTCCTGGGAGGCCTTATAGTTTTCACATATTTTTTCCTTTTGGATGAGGCCATCAGAGATTTTGGTTTAACTCAATCCACAGCGAAAACAGCCTTGATCGGGCTAAGCGGCCTTATAATGGTTTTTTGCCTTTACGTTATTCAAACCCGTTTAACTCTAAGGGAAATGCAAAAAATTATTCAACAACAAGCAACGCATGATCGTTTAACTCAATTATATAATCGACACTTTTTTAACAATCGCATTAAGGAAGAAATTTCCCGCGCTAATCGGGATAATCGCCAATTGGCGATTCTGCTTTGTGATTTCGACCATTTTAAAAGAATTAATGATATGAAAGGGAATCATATTGGGGATGAGGTATTGATAGCCGCTGCAGGAAACATCCAGGAATCTATTAGAGGAACGGATTTAATTTTCCGTTGGGGAGGAGATGAAATTGTTGTTGTTTTATGGAATTCCACACGGGATGGAAGTTTGATTGCCGCACAACGGATTAGAGGGGGCATTCAGAAGTTGGGTGAAAAAACCAATCTCCCACTAATTATTAGTGTAGGAATTGCCTTGTATCCACAGCATGGAAAGGATTCGGATACCTTAATGGCCCTTGCTGACCGAGCATTATTTCTCGCAAAAAGGGGAGAGAGAAAAATCCATATTGGCGAAGAAGAATACCCTTTGGATGAGCAGACCATAAAGCTCGTTTACCAACCCATTTTTGATATGGAATCTAAAAAAACTTTGGGTTACGAAGCTTTAGGTCGAGATCCTCAAGGAAAACTTGGAATTTTAGAACTATTCAAAAAATATCAATCGATCGGGAAACTGATTGACCTAAAGTGCATTTGCTTCAGATCAACCATAAAACATGCCGAGCAAATTGGATTAAAAAGAGTTTTTATAAATGTGGATTTTAATCTGCTCAAAACCCTTAATCATGTAAAGAAACCGGCGGGTATTGACGTTATCTTGGAAATTTCAGAATTGGAGGCATTAGATGATATTTCTAACTGCTTAGACATTGCAAATCTCTGGAGAAAAGAAGGGTACCGGTTCGCCATTGATGATTTTGGGGCGGGTTTTATCTCTTTACCATTTTTAGTCCGTTTAACTCCAGAATTTATAAAGTTGGACCGATCTACCGTTCTGCATGCAGTTAAAATGATTTATTTTAGAGAATTTTTAAAAAAATTGTTGCCGGCCTTAAAAATGAATACCACCGAAGGAATAATAGCCGAAGGAATTGAAACTGAAGAAGAATTAAAAGTGGTTCAAGATTTAGGAATTAATTTTATTCAAGGGTTTTTATTGGGTAGACCCCAAGAATTGAAAAACAAGGAAGAAGGGGTAACCCTTGAATATAGGAAGTAA